In one window of Helianthus annuus cultivar XRQ/B chromosome 17, HanXRQr2.0-SUNRISE, whole genome shotgun sequence DNA:
- the LOC110924341 gene encoding uncharacterized protein LOC110924341: MRQRCWVELLNDYECDIRYHPVKANVVADALSRKELEKPLHLRALGLTMQTSLTGQIYNVEQEALKDENLRREGLRGLECELIPKADEVMYFMNRVWVPLRGNLRELVMNEAHKSRYSIHPGSTKMYQDIKELYCSPSMKRDIAVYVGDQVMLKVSPWKGVVWFGKGGKLSPRYIGPFEIASRVGSVAYRLKLPQELSGVHDVFHLSNLKKCLSDETLLIPPGEVRVDDKLRFIEEPVEVLDWKIQKLRRSRIKLVKVRWDSKRGPKFTWERQDQMQRKYPHLFPPSAKKKPVE; encoded by the exons ATGCGACAACGATGTTGGGTAGAGTTACTCAATGATTATGAGTGTGATATTCGTTATCACCCTGTAAAAGCAAATGTTGTCGCGGATGCACTCAGCAGGAAGGAGCTGGAGAAGCCTCTACATCTGCGTGCTTTGGGCTTGACCATGCAGACAAGTTTGACTGGTCAAATTTATAATGTGGAACAGGAAGCTTTGAAGGATGAGAACCTGAGAAGAGAAGGTTTGAGAGGATTAGAATGCGAACTGATACCAAAAGCGGATGAAGTGATGTACTtcatgaaccgggtttgggttCCGCTTAGAGGTAACCTACGTGAACTGGTTATGAACGAGGCTCATAAGTCCAGATATTCCATTCACCCAGGTTCTACCAAGATGTATCAAGATATCAAGGAGTTATACTGTTCGCCGAGTATGAAGAGAGATATTGCGGTCTAT GTCGGTGATCAGGTTATGTTGAAGGTATCGCCTTGGAAAGGCGTTGTATGGTTCGGAAAAGGGGGAAAGCTTAGCCCGCGTTATATAGGTCCTTTCGAAATCGCATCTCGAGTTGGATCAGTCGCGTATAGACTTAAGCTGCCgcaagaactcagtggagttcatgACGTGTTTCATCTTTCCAATTTGAAAAAGTGTCTGTCTGATGAGACGCTGCTTATACCCCCCGGAGAGGTTCGAGTAGACGATAAATTGAGATTTATCGAGGAACCAGTGGAGGTTCTGGATTGGAAAATTCAGAAACTCAGGAGGAGTAGGATTAagttggtcaaggttcgttgggattCTAAACGTGGACCCAAGTTCACTTGGGAACGACAGGACCAGATGCAACGGAAATATCCTCATCTCTTCCCACCTAGTGCAAAAAAGAAACCTGTAGAGTAG